GATGATCAGGCTCAGGGCGATCAGCCCCAGCAACGGAATGACCCAGCGGGTCATAAAACTGAAAAACGCCTTCACTCGACCCCCTCCGCCAACACTGTGATTTCGACCCGACGATTGCGTGCGCGGCCCTCGGTCGTAGCGTTCGAGGCCAACGGTTCGGTGTCGCTGCGGCCTTCGGCGCTGAAGCGCTCGGGCTGGCCGGTCTTGGCCGAAAGGATTTGCAGCACCGAAGTGGCCCGTGCCTCGGACAACGCCCAGTTCGATGGAAACCTCAAGGTGGCAATCGGGCGATTGTCACTGTGACCGGTCACCCGGACCTGCCCCTTGACCTTGCGAATGGCATCGGCGATGCGCAGCATCAGCGGCTGGAAATTGTCGACGATACTGGCGCTGCCCGAGGCGAACAGCTCATCGCCACGGATGGTCACCACTGAACGGTCAACGGCATCTTCCACGGCCACCCGGCCGGCCTTGATTTCATCAGCGAGAAAACCGGCCAAGCGTGGCCGCTCGACCAGTTTCGGCTGCACCACCGGACGGTCGATGGCCTGCACCGGGATCTCGCCCAGCGCATGAATGTTTTTAAACACCGGCTCGGCATCGGCGGCCAGTTTCAAGCGCAGGCCGAACACCAGGGCCAGCAGCAACGCCACACCGATGGCCACCGCGATCCATGGCGGCATGAATTGCGCCAGTCGATCGCGCGCCACGGTCACGCCGCGCCAATGGGGCGACAGTTCACGCTCATATTCGCCACGGGCGCTGCGGATAACCGCACTGGTGCGCTCACGCAACGCCTCCAGTTGGCTGCGACCATCATTCATGACCCGATAACGCCCTTCGAAACCCAGGCACATGCACAGGTACAACAGCTCCAACAGATACAAACGTTCGCGGGGGCTTTGCAGGCAATGTTCCAATAGCTGGAACACCTTCTCGCCGCCCCAGGCCTCGTTGTGCACGGTGATCAGCAGGCTCTGCTTGCCCCAGTCGCCGGTGCCACCCCACGGCGTACTCAACACCGCTTCATCCAGGGCGGTGCACAAGGCGTAACGGGCCAGCAACACATCGTTGCGCACCACGCCGGCGGCCTCGGCGCGCTCCTCGAACTGGCGCAGGTAGGCCAGTAGTTGCGCCCGCAGACTCGCCGGTGCCGGGTGGGCAATGGTGTTGCGCAAGCGGGTCAGCAAAGCCAGCAGCGGGCCCGCGGCGCTCTCCAGGGGGTTGAGACCTTCGGCTTTGCCGGTCAACAGCGGCGCGGCCGGCATCGACAGTGGCGCGGGCTGGGCGCGGCCAGGGTCCGGGCGGGCCGGCTCGGCGCCACGGCCACCGGGTGTCGGCATGAACTGGGTACGATCGTCGTTATTCATCGCGGTTTATCCTCGGATCGCCCAGAAAGCCAGGTTCAACCCCGGGAACTGACCCGCGATGTGGAACGCAAAACCGCCGGAGTTGGCCAGTTGTTGCCAATGCTCGCTGCCCCGGTCGAGTTCGTAATAGGTGGAGCCGGCGTGATAGGGAATCTGCCGTGGCGCCACCGGCAGCGGCAGCAGACCGATGCCCGGCAATTGCAGGTTGACCATGTCGCGAATGTGTTCCACCGAGCCGATTTTGCTCTGCAGGCCGAAGCGGCTGCGCAGGGTCTCGGCAGGTACATCGGCGCGCACCACCAGAATAAAACTGGCGTTGTCGAGCAGGGTCTTGTCAGCCAGCATGGCCACATGAATGCCATAGGCTTTTTCGACGATCGGAATCGGCGTGGCCTTGCTGTCGATCAGCATCGACAGCGCTTCACGCAGGGCTTGCATCACCGGCGCAAAGCTCAGCGCGAGGTCATCATGCTGGTACTGCGGGAATTCCTGCGGTCGCCGCCCGGAAGCGGTAAAAGTCGAGAATTCCCCGGCCAGGCTCACCAACTCGCTGTAGAAGCGCTCGGGATGCAAAGGGCTCAAGTGGCTCAAGTGCTGGATCAACGGCTGAGCACGGTTGACCAGTTGCAGCAGCATGAAATCGGCAATCTCCGAAGCACCGCCGGCACCGGACGCCACCACCCGCCCAGCGAGCGCTTCTCCGCGTTGATGAAGCAGGCCCAGTAGCTCGTTGCGAAACGCAGCCAAGGGCGTGGAGGCGACCACATCCAGCAGCGGCGGGATGTAAGTGTCATCGAGCACCAAGGCGCGGTCGGCGCGTTTCTCCTTGATTCGCACCAGGCCGATGGCCGCGTAGTCGCTGATGCCATCCCGGGCGACCAATAATCGCAGTGCCCTCGACCCCACGGCCACCGGGGCCTGGTTTTCGAACGGCGCGTTGTCGTCCCGCACTTCGCGCACCTGACTCACATAGCGCGCAGCACCCAGGGCCTCGCCTTCGTCAACGGTGTCACGCGCGCCGGCGCGCTTGAGCGGCAAGGCCAGGTACACCAAACCATCGCGCAGGTTGTCATCGATATTCAGCGGGCTCGGCGCCAGGTCATCCTGGGGAATGTTGAATGGCGTGCCGTCTGGCAACAGGCCCCGCGCCGAGATGATCGCCAGTTTGCCCTGGGCCAGCAGGCCCTGGTCGATCAGCAACTCAGAAAACCCCCAGGCACCGGCCGACAATGGGCGACTCCGGGCGTCGATGAGATTCTCCAGGTAACGGTCATGCTGCTGGAAGTGCTGCGTTCCAATGAACATGCCTTCCGACCAGACCACGCGATTGTTCCAGGACATGGGGGGCTCCGATTGTTTATTGGGCAGGGCTGGATGGGGGAACCGCGACGGCGCTGCGCACGGCTCGCACGTCGAGGCTGATCTGGTATTCGGTGTATTGGCGCGGCGGGACGTTCATCACCGTGCGCCACAGCGACTGATCCAGCTCGCGATACCCCACCAGCACGCCGATATGGCGGGTGGCCGGATCGAGGTCACGCTGCAGACTCAACTGCTGGCCAGGCTGGATCAGCACTTCGTCCTGGTCGATCAGATCCGCACCGAGCGTCGCCTGGGCTCGTTCGGCCAGTGCGAAATAATCGGAACGACCGAAGGTGGCAGCATTCTTCAATTCGAAAATGCGCACCCGGACCGGGGCCGGCTGCCCAGTGGCTCCGGGGTTGAGCCCGGCGATGGCGTGAAAGTGCAACTCGACGGCGGCCGTGTCGGCCTCAGCCTCTTCGGGCTGGGGTTTGGTGGCCTCCTTGGCACACGCGGTCAGCAGAAGCGCGGTGGCGACTGCGAGTAAAAACCTGTGAATCATCCTGCGTCCTCAATGACGTTTCAGCTATCCGTTGTTCCGTTCTTTGCTCTGAATGCCGTTATGCAACGGCCACGCTCAGCGGCGGCGTTGCCTGGTACTGTGTTCTTCGTAGGCACGGCTGAATTCCCGACCGAACAGGTCCTGGAAATCCTCCTGGGCCTCACGGGAAATATTGCTGTAGAGCTCGGTGAACTGCTGCCAGTACTGGGCCTGTCGTGAACCATTGAAAATGCTCGACAGGCCACCGGGCTTGCCCATGCGCTCTTCCAGTTGTGCCGGCTCGAAACGCGCCAGCAGATGCTTGATCGCCGCTTCCACACCGGCCATCACCGCCAACTGGTGGGCACGCAAGTCATCGAAGCTGTCGCGCACCGCCAGGTCCGGCGCCATGAACGCCTGATTGGTGTGGCGCAACAGCAGCAGCAAGGCCTCATCGACGTTGGGAGCGAATTTCAGCGGGTTGTTTTCCACCGGCTGAATCATCGTCTGCTGAATGCGAAACTCGCCCTTGAGGCTGCTGCGGGCGCGCAAGACATCGATCAGGCCTTCGACCATCAATCGATAACTGCGGCCTATGCTTTCCATCTGCGCTTCGGCCTGGGCCTTTTCCAGGCGCACTTGATCCAGCCCGGCGCCGCGCAGAAAGGCTCGTAACAGGTCGGGTTGCGAATGGTCGACCGGGCTGACCGGATTGACCGGGGGCTCAACGATAGCCACGGGCGGTTCGCGCAGGGGTGCCGGCTCGATCGGTACGCTGATTTGAGGTACGGGTGGTGGCGCAACTTCTGCAACAGGCAAGGGGGCGACAGGCAGGGGGGCAACCGCCACTGGCGCGGGCTTGTCGCTGAACAGGTCCCAATCTTCCGGAATCACCGGCGCTGGGGCTGGGGCCGACGCCAGCGGCACAGGCTCGGCCATGGGCGTCGGGTTGGGGATCGGGGTCGGTGGGCGGAAGTCGTGCTGCTCAGCCGGGACATGGTCGGACTGGGTGGCCGGCGGGACGGTGGTCGGTGCCAGAAAGTCGAACAAGTCCGGCAGCGTGTCCATGGCCGACACACCCTGGAAATGTGCAGGTGGTGTCATGGGCGACGATGTCGGCGTAGCCACGCCGGCGCCCTGACGCCCCATCAGAGCCTCGAAGCTGTTGGACGAATCGGCAAAAGGGTTGTTGTCAGTCACCGGCAGATTGAAATCGATACGCGCCTGGATTTCATAATCACCTATGCGGATAACTTCCCCATCTTGCAATGGCTCGCTGTTTCCTTTGCGCAGACGAATGCCGGCCTTAACCAATTCCACACCATTAGTGCTGTTATCGGTTAAATAATACCGGCCATCTTTATATTGAATAACGCAATGCTTTCCGGAAACCAAGCGCTCTGGATCGGGCAATACCCAGTCATTATCAGAATTACGGCCAATTGCCATTACTCCCTGATCCATGGATTTTTCAGAGCATTGACCAGGGGTAATCTTGTGATAACTAGTGATAGTCAAACACAGCGGCATCTTGCCTCCTTGCTGCACACTTTGCGCGCCGGCGAATGAAGGGATCAATCCCCGCGAAGCTCGCCGACAAACCTTGCAAACAACCTAAAAAACAGCTTTTTACCAGCACATTTGCTGATCTTAACCGGTTTACGTGACAAAAAATCTGCGTCAGTACCTTCTTGGACCTACCGGTCGCGAGGGTTGTTAAGCACCTCACATCTGTCACACAGGAGAAATAGCTTACCTTGACAAGCCATAAGTACTACACCAAAAATGAACAACTTTCTTGAATACAGTGATGGCACTTTAAGATCACAGAGGATCCAAAGGGCCATTACACACAAGGAAACATGCGAAGTTCCACTTGGAACTAACGTGTGAACTGCCCGTTTCTGTCGCGGGCGATAGGGAGATCAATTTCAGTGGAAGTGCCTTTGCTGCTCGCCGCCGTTTCCGCGACTTCGCCTTGTGGCGAAGATCTGGAATACGACGCTGACTTTTTGCGCCTGGAACGCGATTCCCAAGGCCAGCCCGAGCGCAGCATGGGCGATTCGATATTGCCTGCCGAACCGCCTGAATGGCGCAGCATCCAGCAGCAAAGCCTGGATTTGTTGCAACGCAGCAAAGACCTGCGTATCACCCATTTCCTTTTGCAAAGTTCCCTTGCCCTGGAAGGTGTCCCCGGCCTGGCCCGCGTCCTGACGCTGATCAGCGAATTGCTCAAGCAATACTGGGCCGACCTGCATCCACGCCTGGATGCCGAAGACGACAACGATCCCACCGTGCGCATCAATGCCCTCGCCGGCCTGGCGTCCGATGCCACCATTCGCCTGCTGCGCGAAAGCATCCTGGCCCGTTCGCGAACCTTTGGCGCTGTCAGCCTGCGCGCCGCCGCCAACGCCAGCGGTCTGCAAAGCTTCCCTGACGAAAACCTCGGCGCCGAACAACTCGCCGGAGCGTTCCTCGACAGCGATCCCGAACAGTTGGACATCATCCGCAAAGCCTTGCACGAGGCCCGCAGCGCCGCCGAGACCATCGAGCAACACGTCAGCGAACAAGTCGGCTCCGCCCAGGGCGTTGACCTTGGCCCATTGAAGCAACCGCTCAAAATGGCCTTGCAGATTCTCGGCCAGTTCGCCCCGCAGAGCGGCGACAGCCCCCAGCCCGATGCCATCAGCGACGACAGTGCCGCGCCGGTTGAATACCCCACCGCGCCAAGCGCGCCGCGCAACGCCAACGCCAGCAGCGGCGAAATCAACAACCGTGACGACGTGCTGCGCAGCCTGGACCGGATTCTTGCGTATTACACCCGTCACGAGCCCTCCAGCCCCCTGCCGGTGCTGTTGAATCGGGCAAAGAATCTGGTGCACGCCGACTTCGCGGCGATCGTGCGCAACCTGATTCCCGACGGCATCAGCCAATTTGAAAACCTGCGCGGACCAGACAGCGAATAAAAGCGTACGGATCACGCAGTCACGTCACCGGCACCGCCGATGACGCCAACACCGTCGCTTGAGCGACCAGGAGCAGCAACGTGGCGAAGCAAAGTTCTCAGAAATTCATCGCGCGCAACCGTGCGCCTCGAGTGCAGATCGAGTACGACGTCGAGCTTTACGGCGCCGAGAAAAAGGTCCAGTTGCCCTTCGTAATGGGCGTTATGGCTGACCTCGCCGGCAAGCCCGCCGAGCCTCTGGCACCTGTGGCCGATCGCAAGTTCCTTGAAGTGGATGTGGACAACTTCGACTCCCGCCTCAAGGCCATGCAGCCACGCGTTGCGTTCCACGTGCCCAACGAGCTGACCGGCGAAGGCAACCTGAGCCTGGACATCACCTTTGAAAGCATGGACGACTTCAGCCCGGCCGCCGTGGCGCGCAAAGTCGACTCGCTAAACAAGCTGCTCGAAGCGCGCACTCAATTGGCCAACCTGCTGACCTACATGGACGGCAAGACCGGTGCCGAAGAAATCATCATGAAGGCCATCAAGGATCCGGCGCTGCTCCAGGCACTTGCCAGTGCGCCCAAGCCCGCCGAGCCTCAGGCTTAATCAGGACGAATGATCATGACCGATCCAGTACGCGCAAGCGCCCAGACACTGGGCACCACCGAAGAAGCCAGCGAGTTCGCCTCCCTGCTGCTGCAAGAATTCAAACCCAAGACCGAACGCGCCCGTGAAGCCGTCGAGACCGCCGTGCGCACCCTGGCCGAGCAGGCCCTGGCGCAGACCGACCTGGTGTCCAACGACGCCATCAAGTCGATCGAGTCGATCATCGCCGCCATCGACGCCAAGCTCACCGCCCAGGTCAACCAGGTCATCCATCACCCGGAGTTCCAGCAACTGGAAAGCGCCTGGCGTGGCTTGCACTACCTGGTCAACAACACCGAGAGCGACGAGCAGCTCAAGATCCGCGTGCTCAACATCTCCAAGACCGACCTGCACAAGACCCTGAAGAAATTCAAGGGCACCGCATGGGACCAGAGCCCGATCTTCAAAAAGATGTACGAAGAAGAATACGGCCAGTTCGGCGGCGAACCTTACGGCTGCCTGGTGGGCGATTACTACTTCGACCAGTCGCCGCCGGATGTCGAATTGCTGGGCGAACTGTCGAAAGTCTGCGCCGCCATGCACGCACCATTCATTGCCGCCGCATCGCCGACCGTGATGGGCATGGGCTCGTGGCAGGAACTGTCGAACCCGCGCGATCTGACCAAAATCTTCACCACCCCGGAATATGCCGGCTGGCGCTCGCTGCGTGAATCGGAAGACTCGCGTTACATCGGCCTGACCATGCCGCGCTTCCTGGCACGCCTGCCGTACGGTGCCAAGACCGACCCGGTGGAAGCCTTCGCCTTCGAAGAAAACACCGACGGCGCCGACAGCTCCAAGTACACCTGGGCCAACGCCGCTTACGCGATGGCGGTGAACATCAACCGCTCGTTCAAACACTTTGGCTGGTGCTCGCGCATTCGTGGCGTGGAGTCTGGTGGTGAAGTGGAGAACCTGCCGGCGCACACCTTCCCGACCGACGACGGTGGCGTGGACATGAAGTGCCCGACCGAAATCGCCATTTCGGACCGCCGTGAAGCGGAACTGGCGAAGAACGGTTTCATGCCGCTGCTGCACAAGAAAAACACCGACTTCGCCGCGTTCATCGGCGCCCAGTCGCTGCAAAAGCCGGCCGAGTACGACGACCCGGATGCTACCGCCAACGCCAACCTGGCTGCGCGCCTGCCCTACCTGTTCGCCACCTGCCGTTTCGCCCATTACTTGAAGTGCATCGTGCGCGACAAGATCGGCTCCTTCAAAGAGAAGGACGAAATGCAGCGCTGGTTGCAGGACTGGATCCTCAACTACGTCGACGGTGACCCAGCGCACTCCACCGAAACCACCAAGGCCCAGCACCCATTGGCGGCGGCCGAAGTGATTGTCGAAGAGGTGGAAGGCAACCCGGGGTATTACAACTCCCGGTTCTACCTGCGCCCGCACTATCAGCTCGAAGGTCTGACTGTGTCACTGCGCCTGGTATCCAAGCTGCCTTCGGCCAAAGGCGCGTAACACCGCCCTTGATGTGATCGTTCCCACGCTCAGCGTGGGAACGATCAGAAAAACACAACGTGGTAGACACCACACAGGGAGAGAACATGGCTGTTGATATTTTCATCAAGATCGGCGACATCAAGGGCGAGTCCATGGACAAGGCCCACAAGGACGAAATCGACGTCTTGAACTGGAGCTGGGGCATGTCTCAGTCCGGCAATATGCACGTGGGCGGCGGCGGCGGAGCCGGCAAGGTGAACGTCCAGGACCTGTCGCTGACCAAGTACGTCGACAAGGCTACACCCAACCTGATGATGCACTGCGCCAGCGGCAAGCACATCGACAAGGTCAAGCTGACCGTGCGCAAGGCCGGCGGCGAAAGCCAGGTCGAGTACATGATCATCAACCTGGAAGAAGTGCTGATCAGTTCCCTGAGCACCGGCGGCTCGGGCAGCGATGATCGTCTGACTGAAAACGTCACCCTGAACTTCGCCAAGGTGCTGGTGGACTACCAGCCGCAAAAAGCCGACGGCACCAAGGAAGGCGGGCCGATCAAGTTCGGCTGGAACATCCGCCAGAACGTCAAGGTGTAATCGAACGTGCCCCCGTCGTTATGCGCCGGGGGCATTTTGGTGCTTGCTCGAATCCAATCCTTTCCCATCCGGTGTCTGAGTCATGGCCAAGCCTTCGTTTGTCAATTTGTGGAAAGCCTATTCCGACCTTCTGGTTACGTATCCTGACGCCAAGCCCTGTGAGGGCCCTTGGGAAAACCAGTGTGCTATCCGCATGAGCGCGACACTCAATGCAGAGCTGACCATCAAGGTCAACAAATCCACCTATACCGAACCCAAGTGTGCACATGAGCACGCCCGGGGTGCCGAGTCGCTGGCGAACTGGTTGTGGAAGCATCATCTGGGGCGGCCAACCATTCTGGGTAACAGCGCCGAGGAGCGTCGCACGTTGATGGGCAAGACCGGGCTTATCTTCTTCAAGGACTGTTTCCAGCAGTCAGGGGAGTCGGCGGACAATCGTACTGGCGATCATATTGATCTATGGAATCGGGGCCTGACCCAAACCGGCGACCTCTTTTACAGGTCCAGAGCTGTCTGGTTCTGGGAGCTCGCATAATGAAAAATCACCGGCTCGCCATGTGCCTGGCGATAAGCCTGACCAGCCTGAGCGCATGCGCCGAACATGCCCAGATGCCAACAACCCAGGCCGTCTTTGTTGGGCAGCAACTCAGCCTGATTGACGACCAGGGTCAATGCACGCTGGTCAAACCCGACCAGAGTCGCATGAAGCTGGACATGGAATGGCCTTGCAGCTTCAGCCTGAATAAACAACAGCAACTGCGCGTAGAAACGTTCAACAACATCCCGATATTTTCGGTCTGGCGCAGCGAGCACATGCCTGCGCCCAGCCGCGACTGCCTCAGCAAAATGCAGGCTATCCGCCAGATCCCGGGAGGGCTGGAGGCGGGAGCGGTCAACACGTTTGCGTCCTGCGGCACGGGAGGGGACCAAAAAATGTATGTAGCGCCATTTACGTGGTAACCGACATCGCCACCCGTGATCGCCTGCAACCGTCCCTGCTGGATCGGTTGACCGACGACGACCCAGGCAACCTCAAGGAAAGCGCCGACAAGCGCGTGCTGTCCCTGACCCAACTCAAAGCCTCGGTGTTGCGGGACCTGGCGTGGCTGCTCAACACCACTTCATTGCTCAGCGCCGATGCGACGCTGCACACACCGGCCGGCACTTCGGTGGTCAACTTCGGGCTGCCAGCCCTGGCCGGCAACAGTGCATCGAACGTCGATATCGCGGCGCTTGAAGCACTGATCCACCAGGCCATCGCCACGTTCGAGCCGCGAATTCTGCGCCATACCCTGCGCGTGCGGGCCCGGGCATCCGCCGAGATGAATCACAACGCCCTGAGTTTCGAGATCGAAGGCGATCTCTGGGCGCAGCCAGTGCCGCTGCGCCTGATGCTGCAAACCGACCTGGACCTGGAATCCGGCCATGTGCGAGTGGTCAACGCCGACCAGCGGAGACACTCATGAACCCGCGCCTGCTGGAACTGTACAACCAGGAATTGCACCACGTGCGCGAAAGCGCGGCGGAGTTCGCCCAGGAATACCCGAAAATCGCCAGTCGGCTGACGTTGTCCGGCATGGACTGCGCCGATCCGTACGTCGAGCGCTTACTGGAAGGGTTCGCCTACCTGACGGCGCGGGTACAGC
The Pseudomonas sp. GR 6-02 genome window above contains:
- a CDS encoding DotU family type VI secretion system protein, yielding MNNDDRTQFMPTPGGRGAEPARPDPGRAQPAPLSMPAAPLLTGKAEGLNPLESAAGPLLALLTRLRNTIAHPAPASLRAQLLAYLRQFEERAEAAGVVRNDVLLARYALCTALDEAVLSTPWGGTGDWGKQSLLITVHNEAWGGEKVFQLLEHCLQSPRERLYLLELLYLCMCLGFEGRYRVMNDGRSQLEALRERTSAVIRSARGEYERELSPHWRGVTVARDRLAQFMPPWIAVAIGVALLLALVFGLRLKLAADAEPVFKNIHALGEIPVQAIDRPVVQPKLVERPRLAGFLADEIKAGRVAVEDAVDRSVVTIRGDELFASGSASIVDNFQPLMLRIADAIRKVKGQVRVTGHSDNRPIATLRFPSNWALSEARATSVLQILSAKTGQPERFSAEGRSDTEPLASNATTEGRARNRRVEITVLAEGVE
- the tssK gene encoding type VI secretion system baseplate subunit TssK, which produces MSWNNRVVWSEGMFIGTQHFQQHDRYLENLIDARSRPLSAGAWGFSELLIDQGLLAQGKLAIISARGLLPDGTPFNIPQDDLAPSPLNIDDNLRDGLVYLALPLKRAGARDTVDEGEALGAARYVSQVREVRDDNAPFENQAPVAVGSRALRLLVARDGISDYAAIGLVRIKEKRADRALVLDDTYIPPLLDVVASTPLAAFRNELLGLLHQRGEALAGRVVASGAGGASEIADFMLLQLVNRAQPLIQHLSHLSPLHPERFYSELVSLAGEFSTFTASGRRPQEFPQYQHDDLALSFAPVMQALREALSMLIDSKATPIPIVEKAYGIHVAMLADKTLLDNASFILVVRADVPAETLRSRFGLQSKIGSVEHIRDMVNLQLPGIGLLPLPVAPRQIPYHAGSTYYELDRGSEHWQQLANSGGFAFHIAGQFPGLNLAFWAIRG
- the tssJ gene encoding type VI secretion system lipoprotein TssJ; translation: MIHRFLLAVATALLLTACAKEATKPQPEEAEADTAAVELHFHAIAGLNPGATGQPAPVRVRIFELKNAATFGRSDYFALAERAQATLGADLIDQDEVLIQPGQQLSLQRDLDPATRHIGVLVGYRELDQSLWRTVMNVPPRQYTEYQISLDVRAVRSAVAVPPSSPAQ
- the tagH gene encoding type VI secretion system-associated FHA domain protein TagH; this translates as MPLCLTITSYHKITPGQCSEKSMDQGVMAIGRNSDNDWVLPDPERLVSGKHCVIQYKDGRYYLTDNSTNGVELVKAGIRLRKGNSEPLQDGEVIRIGDYEIQARIDFNLPVTDNNPFADSSNSFEALMGRQGAGVATPTSSPMTPPAHFQGVSAMDTLPDLFDFLAPTTVPPATQSDHVPAEQHDFRPPTPIPNPTPMAEPVPLASAPAPAPVIPEDWDLFSDKPAPVAVAPLPVAPLPVAEVAPPPVPQISVPIEPAPLREPPVAIVEPPVNPVSPVDHSQPDLLRAFLRGAGLDQVRLEKAQAEAQMESIGRSYRLMVEGLIDVLRARSSLKGEFRIQQTMIQPVENNPLKFAPNVDEALLLLLRHTNQAFMAPDLAVRDSFDDLRAHQLAVMAGVEAAIKHLLARFEPAQLEERMGKPGGLSSIFNGSRQAQYWQQFTELYSNISREAQEDFQDLFGREFSRAYEEHSTRQRRR
- the tssA gene encoding type VI secretion system protein TssA; the encoded protein is MEVPLLLAAVSATSPCGEDLEYDADFLRLERDSQGQPERSMGDSILPAEPPEWRSIQQQSLDLLQRSKDLRITHFLLQSSLALEGVPGLARVLTLISELLKQYWADLHPRLDAEDDNDPTVRINALAGLASDATIRLLRESILARSRTFGAVSLRAAANASGLQSFPDENLGAEQLAGAFLDSDPEQLDIIRKALHEARSAAETIEQHVSEQVGSAQGVDLGPLKQPLKMALQILGQFAPQSGDSPQPDAISDDSAAPVEYPTAPSAPRNANASSGEINNRDDVLRSLDRILAYYTRHEPSSPLPVLLNRAKNLVHADFAAIVRNLIPDGISQFENLRGPDSE
- the tssB gene encoding type VI secretion system contractile sheath small subunit codes for the protein MAKQSSQKFIARNRAPRVQIEYDVELYGAEKKVQLPFVMGVMADLAGKPAEPLAPVADRKFLEVDVDNFDSRLKAMQPRVAFHVPNELTGEGNLSLDITFESMDDFSPAAVARKVDSLNKLLEARTQLANLLTYMDGKTGAEEIIMKAIKDPALLQALASAPKPAEPQA
- the tssC gene encoding type VI secretion system contractile sheath large subunit gives rise to the protein MTDPVRASAQTLGTTEEASEFASLLLQEFKPKTERAREAVETAVRTLAEQALAQTDLVSNDAIKSIESIIAAIDAKLTAQVNQVIHHPEFQQLESAWRGLHYLVNNTESDEQLKIRVLNISKTDLHKTLKKFKGTAWDQSPIFKKMYEEEYGQFGGEPYGCLVGDYYFDQSPPDVELLGELSKVCAAMHAPFIAAASPTVMGMGSWQELSNPRDLTKIFTTPEYAGWRSLRESEDSRYIGLTMPRFLARLPYGAKTDPVEAFAFEENTDGADSSKYTWANAAYAMAVNINRSFKHFGWCSRIRGVESGGEVENLPAHTFPTDDGGVDMKCPTEIAISDRREAELAKNGFMPLLHKKNTDFAAFIGAQSLQKPAEYDDPDATANANLAARLPYLFATCRFAHYLKCIVRDKIGSFKEKDEMQRWLQDWILNYVDGDPAHSTETTKAQHPLAAAEVIVEEVEGNPGYYNSRFYLRPHYQLEGLTVSLRLVSKLPSAKGA
- a CDS encoding Hcp family type VI secretion system effector, translated to MAVDIFIKIGDIKGESMDKAHKDEIDVLNWSWGMSQSGNMHVGGGGGAGKVNVQDLSLTKYVDKATPNLMMHCASGKHIDKVKLTVRKAGGESQVEYMIINLEEVLISSLSTGGSGSDDRLTENVTLNFAKVLVDYQPQKADGTKEGGPIKFGWNIRQNVKV
- a CDS encoding type VI secretion system amidase effector protein Tae4; translated protein: MAKPSFVNLWKAYSDLLVTYPDAKPCEGPWENQCAIRMSATLNAELTIKVNKSTYTEPKCAHEHARGAESLANWLWKHHLGRPTILGNSAEERRTLMGKTGLIFFKDCFQQSGESADNRTGDHIDLWNRGLTQTGDLFYRSRAVWFWELA
- the tssE gene encoding type VI secretion system baseplate subunit TssE — encoded protein: MVTDIATRDRLQPSLLDRLTDDDPGNLKESADKRVLSLTQLKASVLRDLAWLLNTTSLLSADATLHTPAGTSVVNFGLPALAGNSASNVDIAALEALIHQAIATFEPRILRHTLRVRARASAEMNHNALSFEIEGDLWAQPVPLRLMLQTDLDLESGHVRVVNADQRRHS